CTGTGCCAAAGCGAATGGTTTCAGCGGCCTGTAGCTGAAAACTTCCCAAGGCCAGTGCGGCAGTAGTTATGGCGATGGCGTATAACTTTTTCATTCTATATCCTGTTATTGGTATAACTCATTCTGAAGCCGGTCAGGCTTCTGACTTAATGCTCCAGAAATGCCTTGAATGCAGCAGTTTCCGGTTGAGAGAAACGAGTGGCGGGACCGTCTTCTACAATGTGCCCGTCTTCCAGATAAATCACACGGCTGCCGACTTTTTTAGCAAATTCAACTTCGTGAGTCACCACAACAATGGTTATGCCGGAGTCGCTTAATTCTTTAATAATATCCACCACCTGGTTAGTGATGGCCGGGTCCAGGGCGGCTGTGGGTTCATCAAACAGCAAAATCTCCGGTGACAGCATCAGGGCCCTGGCGATAGCAACACGTTGTTGCTGGCCTCCGGACAGGGATGAAGGCCAGGCTTCCGCCTTGCTCCCCAGTCCCATGCGCTGCAGCAGCTCATGGGCTTGCTTAACCGCCTGCTGTTTTGGAACACCCTGGACGACAGGGGCTTCTGTCAGGTTTTGCAGTACGGTCATGTGCGGCCAGAGATTGTATTGCTGGAACACCATGCCGAC
Above is a genomic segment from Endozoicomonas euniceicola containing:
- a CDS encoding ATP-binding cassette domain-containing protein; protein product: MGIEVQNLSKSFGSSEVLKEISFSIPKGETTILLGASGAGKSTLLRMLNLLETPDTGSMDIAGLSFQFHSKADKQMKQQACSLRKKVGMVFQQYNLWPHMTVLQNLTEAPVVQGVPKQQAVKQAHELLQRMGLGSKAEAWPSSLSGGQQQRVAIARALMLSPEILLFDEPTAALDPAITNQVVDIIKELSDSGITIVVVTHEVEFAKKVGSRVIYLEDGHIVEDGPATRFSQPETAAFKAFLEH